A genomic window from Paucibacter sp. KCTC 42545 includes:
- the dnaA gene encoding chromosomal replication initiator protein DnaA, translating into MGADLWQRGCERLATELPEQQFNTWIRPLPPAMVAEGVGADGLVFSLRVPNRFKLDWIRNQYAGRIESILTELAGKPARLELALAAREPMARAVAAPANTVAANQPMAVGQVLHNGLRPVSAGPSPAPMAPANGPLTHGQPVAQAPAPQNLPPSASRHRINSALTFDNLVPGRANQMARTAALHVAGAPGAMYNPLFIYGGVGLGKTHLIHAVGNALLKDKPDARVLYLHAEQFISDVVKNYQRKTFDELKAKYHSLDLLLIDDVQFFAGKERTQEEFFNAFEALLAKRAHIIMTSDTYPKGLADIDERLTSRFDAGLTVAIEPPELEMRVAILIKKAEAEQTPMPEDVAFFIAKNVRANVRELEGALRKVLAYSRFSHKEINIQLAREALKDLLSIQNRQVSVENIQKTVADFYKIKIADMYSKKRPASIARPRQIAMYLAKEMTQKSLPEIGELFGGRDHTTVLHAVRKIGGERQKNTELNQQLHVLEQTLKG; encoded by the coding sequence CTGGGAGCGGACCTTTGGCAACGCGGATGTGAGCGTTTGGCCACCGAGTTGCCCGAACAACAATTCAACACCTGGATTCGCCCCTTGCCGCCGGCCATGGTGGCCGAAGGCGTGGGCGCCGATGGCCTGGTGTTTTCGCTGCGGGTGCCCAACCGCTTCAAGCTGGACTGGATCCGCAACCAGTACGCCGGCCGCATCGAATCCATTTTGACCGAGTTGGCCGGCAAACCGGCCCGCCTGGAACTGGCCCTGGCCGCCCGCGAACCGATGGCACGCGCCGTGGCCGCTCCGGCAAATACCGTCGCCGCCAATCAGCCCATGGCTGTCGGCCAGGTGCTGCACAACGGCCTGCGGCCGGTGTCCGCCGGCCCGAGCCCAGCCCCAATGGCGCCCGCCAATGGCCCGCTCACTCACGGCCAGCCCGTGGCGCAAGCCCCTGCGCCGCAGAACCTGCCGCCCAGCGCCAGCCGCCACCGCATCAATAGCGCGCTGACTTTTGACAACCTCGTCCCCGGCCGCGCCAACCAGATGGCACGCACCGCCGCCCTGCATGTGGCCGGCGCACCGGGTGCGATGTACAACCCGCTGTTCATTTACGGCGGCGTGGGCCTGGGCAAGACCCATTTGATCCACGCCGTGGGCAATGCCTTGCTGAAGGACAAGCCCGATGCGCGCGTGCTTTATCTGCACGCCGAGCAGTTCATCTCCGACGTGGTGAAGAACTACCAGCGCAAGACTTTTGATGAGTTGAAGGCCAAGTACCACTCGCTCGATCTGCTGCTGATCGACGATGTGCAGTTCTTCGCCGGCAAAGAGCGCACGCAGGAGGAGTTCTTCAACGCCTTCGAAGCCCTGCTGGCCAAGCGCGCCCACATCATCATGACCAGCGACACCTACCCCAAGGGTCTGGCCGATATCGATGAGCGCCTAACCAGCCGTTTCGACGCCGGCCTGACGGTGGCTATCGAGCCGCCCGAGCTGGAAATGCGCGTGGCGATTCTGATCAAAAAGGCAGAAGCTGAGCAAACGCCCATGCCCGAGGACGTGGCCTTCTTCATCGCCAAGAATGTGCGCGCCAACGTGCGCGAGCTGGAAGGCGCGCTGCGCAAGGTGCTGGCCTACAGCCGCTTCAGCCACAAGGAAATCAATATCCAGCTGGCCCGCGAGGCGCTGAAAGACCTGCTCTCGATCCAGAACCGCCAAGTGTCTGTGGAGAACATCCAGAAGACGGTGGCCGACTTCTACAAGATCAAGATCGCCGATATGTACAGCAAGAAGCGCCCGGCCAGCATTGCCCGGCCGCGCCAGATTGCCATGTACCTGGCCAAGGAAATGACGCAAAAGAGCCTGCCCGAGATCGGCGAGCTGTTCGGCGGCCGCGACCACACCACCGTGCTGCACGCGGTGCGCAAAATCGGTGGCGAGCGGCAGAAGAACACCGAGCTCAACCAGCAATTGCACGTGCTGGAACAGACGCTCAAAGGCTGA
- the dnaN gene encoding DNA polymerase III subunit beta — protein sequence MIVLKATQDKVLTALQAVAGIVERRHTLPILANVLIRKTGGSLELTTSDLEIQVRTTAELGGDAGDFTTTVGARKLIDILRSMPSDQTVSLTANASKLTLQGGKSRFTLQTLPSDDFPLVQEAADFGPAFSVPQKTLKHLINQVHFSMAVHDIRYYLNGILFVAEGKNLTLVATDGHRLALAQAELETEIPKQEVILPRKTVLELMRLLKDGKGEDDSQPIEMRFAGNQAKFSFSGMEFVTKLVEGKFPDYNRVIPKNHKFNVTLGRTTLLSSLQRAAILTSEKFKAVRLSFEPGLLSIASSNAEQEEAKEEIEIDYGGDLIETGFNVTYLMDVLQNMSQDMVSIDLNDSSASALITIPEQSGFKYVVMPMRI from the coding sequence ATGATTGTGTTGAAAGCCACCCAGGACAAGGTACTGACCGCCTTGCAGGCCGTCGCCGGCATCGTCGAGCGGCGTCACACCTTGCCCATCCTGGCCAATGTGCTGATACGCAAGACCGGCGGCTCGCTGGAGCTGACCACCAGCGACCTGGAAATCCAGGTGCGCACCACCGCCGAGCTGGGCGGTGATGCGGGCGACTTCACCACCACCGTGGGTGCGCGCAAGCTGATCGACATCCTGCGCTCCATGCCTTCGGACCAGACCGTCTCGCTGACGGCCAACGCCTCCAAGCTGACGCTGCAGGGTGGCAAAAGCCGCTTCACCCTGCAGACCCTGCCCTCGGATGACTTCCCCCTGGTGCAAGAGGCGGCCGACTTCGGCCCCGCCTTCAGCGTTCCGCAAAAGACGCTGAAGCACCTGATCAACCAGGTGCACTTCTCGATGGCGGTGCATGACATCCGCTATTACCTGAACGGCATCTTGTTCGTCGCCGAAGGCAAGAACCTCACGCTCGTCGCCACCGACGGCCACCGCCTGGCCCTGGCCCAGGCCGAGCTGGAAACCGAAATCCCCAAGCAAGAAGTCATCTTGCCGCGCAAGACCGTGCTGGAACTGATGCGCTTGCTCAAAGACGGCAAGGGTGAAGACGATAGCCAGCCCATCGAGATGCGCTTCGCCGGCAACCAGGCCAAGTTCAGCTTCTCGGGCATGGAGTTCGTCACCAAGCTGGTGGAAGGCAAGTTCCCAGACTACAACCGCGTCATCCCCAAGAACCACAAGTTCAATGTGACCCTGGGCCGCACGACGCTGCTGTCCTCGCTGCAGCGCGCTGCGATTCTGACCAGCGAAAAGTTCAAGGCCGTGCGCCTGAGCTTCGAGCCGGGCCTGCTGAGCATCGCCTCCAGCAATGCTGAGCAAGAAGAGGCCAAGGAAGAAATCGAAATCGATTACGGCGGCGACCTGATCGAAACCGGCTTCAACGTGACCTATCTGATGGACGTGTTGCAGAACATGAGCCAAGACATGGTCAGCATCGATTTGAACGACAGCTCGGCCAGCGCCCTGATCACCATCCCTGAGCAGAGCGGCTTCAAATACGTCGTCATGCCCATGCGCATCTAA